A stretch of DNA from Mucilaginibacter daejeonensis:
GCTCGTCGCCAGCAGCACCCATTTTGCCATGGGGCAAACCTATCTAAAAGCCAGTGGCCGCATCATCACCGATGCAAAAGGGAAAAAAGTGATCTTGCGGGGCATGGGTCTTGGCGGCTGGATGCTGCAGGAAGGCTACATGTTCCGTTTGGGCAACGTAGGGCAGCAATATCGCATCAAGGAAAAGATCGTGGGCGTGGCCGGACAGGAATATGTCGACCGTTTTTACGACAAATGGCTGAACATGCACACCCGCAAGATCGATGTGGATTCGATGGCCTCGTGGGGTTTCAACTCCATCAGGTTACCGATGCACTACGCCTTATACACCCTACCGGCCGACAAGGAGCCTGTACCAGGCAAAGACACCTGGATCGAGAAAGGTTTCGCGCTGACCGATAGCTTATTAAAATGGTGCAAGGCCAACCACATCTACTTGATCCTCGACCTGCACGCCGCACCGGGCGGCCAGGGCAATGATCTGCCTATCTCTGATCGTGATGCCTCAAAACCATCGCTTTGGGAAAGCAAGGCCGACCAGCAAAAGATGATCAACCTTTGGCGCAAATTGGCCCAGCGTTATGCCAATGAGCCGGCCATAGGTGGTTACGACATCATTAACGAACCCAACTGGGGTTTTGAAAGCGCCGATGACAAGCGCGGCACCAAGGAGACCAAGAATGTGCCCCTGCGCCAGTTGATGGTGGATATCACGAAGGCCATACGTGAGGTGGACAAAAAGCACATCATCATTATCGAGGGTAATGGCTTTGGAAATAACTATAGTGGCATCTTCCCGCTGTGGGATAAGAACATGGTGCTGAGCTTCCACAAGTATGGCAACTTCAACACCCAGGCCACCATTCAGAACTTTTTGACCATGAGCGAGCAGAACAACGTTCCGCTTTGGCTGGGCGAATCGGGCGAGAACTCGAACACCTGGTTCACCGATTGTATCAGGTTGGTGGAGAGCCATAACATTGGCTGGAGTTGGTGGCAGGAAAAGAAGATCGGTATCAACAACCCGCTCGAGATCAAACTTACGCCATCGTACCAAAAGCTGCTTGATCACTGGACCGGCAAAGGACCTAAGCCAAGCCAAGCAGAGGCCATCGCCGCGCTGGATGAGTTCTTGCAGAACGTGAAACTGGAGAACAACATCTACCATAAGGACGTGACCGATGCCATGTTCCGCCAGGTGCGTACCACGGCCACAGTGCCTTTTAAAAAGTTGACCACCGGCACCGTGATCCAGGCGGTGGACTACGACCTGGGCCGCCAGCGTTACGCTTATTACGACCGCGACACCGCCCGCTACCAATATACGCCGGGTGTGAATACCGACGGCAACCGTGGCCACAGCTACCGCAATGATGGGGTAGACATTAAACACGATGCCACTGGTCACTATGTATTCAACATTGAGGACACTGAGTGGATGCAGTATACCGTGAACAGCCCTGCGGCGAACGCCTATACGCTGAAGTTGATGGTGCGCTCGGCAGAGGGAAAAGGAAAGGTTTCGGTGATGGTCGATGGTAAGGCTGTTGTGGCGGACGCGGCACTAGGTAAGGCCAGCGCTGAGTGGTATCCGATCGAGGTTAAAAATGTGGTGCTGAAGAAGGGCGCTAATGCCATTAGGCTTATGGCCAACGAGGGCGGCTTTGAATTGAAGAGCCTCGAGCTGAATAAGTAATATCACCATACCATCAAAAGCCCTGATCATCACGACCGCCAGCCGGACGTTGTGATCGGGGCTTTTTGCTATAAAAGTGCCTCATTAGTGGCAGATCTTTTTATATTGTTCGTACAAAGATCAACAATGCCTGCTACACCTACGCTCCAACGAACGCTCAAACCCATCCACCTATGGTCGATAGCCGTAGGGTTGGTGATATCGGGCGAGTATTTTGGTTGGAACTATGGATGGGGCGTGGCCGGTACCGTAGGCTTTTTGATCGCTACGTTGGTGATCACGGTCATGTACGTCACTTTTGTATTTAGCTATACCGAATTGACTGCCGCCATACCACATGCCGGTGGCGCGTTCGCTTATGCCTACCGGGCACTTGGGCCGTGGGGAGCGCTAATAGCCGGATACGCTACGCTGATCGATCTGCTGCTGGCCACTCCGGCCATCGCCTTTGCATTGGGCAGTTACCTTCATTTTTTATATGCTGATATACCGGTGGTCGGCTCGGCGCTTTTCTTTAACGCGGTATTCATTGTCATCAACATTAGGGGTGTTAAGGCATCGGCAGCGTTCTCGGTGGTGATCACCATGCTGGCCGTAGCCGAACTGCTGGTGTACATGGGCGTCATTGCGCCGCATTTTAAGGCTGCCAACTTCATGACCGATCCTATGCCTTATGGATGGTCTGGCGTTTTCGCAGCTCTGCCTTACGCCATTTGGTTCTACCTGGCTATAGAAGGGGTGGCCATGGTGGCCGAAGAGGTGACCGACCCGGTCAGGAACATTCCCAAAGGTTACATTTCCGGCCTGTTGACACTGGCCTTGTTGGCCCTCGGTGTGATGGTGCTCACCGGCGGCGTTACCAACTGGCACCGCCTGTCGCAATTGGATCATCCCTTGCCCGAGGCCCTATCAGTGGTGCTGGGTAAGGGTAGCAGCATCACCAAGCTATTTGCCAGTATAGGCCTGTTCGGGCTTGTCGCTTCGTTTCATGGTACCATACTGGCTTCGTCCAGGCAAGTGTTCGCTATGGCCAGGAGCGGCTATCTGCCACGCGCATTATCGGCCGTGGGACAGCGTACCCGTACGCCCCATTGGGCCCTGATGGCCAGTGGCTGCGTAAGTGCTGTGGCCTTGTTAACAGGTACCACCAGTCAGGTGATCGTGCTATCGGTATTTGGTGCCGTTACCATGTACGGGTTGTGTATGGTGAGTTTGCTGGTGCTCCGTAAAAAAGAGCCGCGACTGCAAAGACCCTTCCGCGCACCGCTATATCCCTACTTCCCGGTAGTGGCGTTACTGCTATCGGCAGTGTGCCTGGTGGCCATGGTGAAATATGACCTGATGCTTAGCCTGATCTTTTTTGCAGGAATGCTGATCGTATCTTTGGTGTTCCTGATCACCGGTAAATACCGGTCGGCAGTAGTGGAAGATGAGTTATCTGCAGATGCGGAAGATCAGCATCGAACTCAATAGCACTGCATAAAACTATATTTCATTAATTTCCCATCCACAATACCGAGTTGCCGGTGGCATGCTCGTTCTGTTCCCATTGTTTATTGCCCGGGTCCAGGATCCAATCGTGCCCGTTGATCACGAATTTGTAAAGGTGTTTACCGGGCTTGAGGTTGAGGCTGATCACCCAGTCGTTACCTACACGCTGCATGGCGTAGCCGGGCTCGTTCCAGCCGTTAAAGGTGCCTGATAGTGATACACTGCGGGCATTATTGTAACCCCTTAGCACAAAGGTGTGGTTGGGGCGCACGGCTAATACGGAGTTGGTCTCATCGGTAGTGATGGTGTGTGGGTTGGAAGGGTCGGTCATCCAGTTACCATCCACCACAAATTTGTATTCGTAGTTACCACCCGGCAAGGTATAGGGCAACACCCAGCCATTAGCGGTGCGCTGCATCCGCATAACATTGGGGCGCCAATTGTTAAAGCTACCGGCCACATAAACGTTGTGTGCATCGGTATGGCCGGCAAGTTTGAAATTGGTGTTCTCGCCAAAGGATAGTACCGAATTAACTTCGTTGTTACGAACGCTGGTGGCTTTGTTGGCCGGATCTGATATCCATTTTCCATCAACCATAAAGCGGTATAGGTGCGTGCCCTCGTGCAGGTACAGTGGTAGTTGCCAGCGGTTGTCTTTGTATGCCATGATCAGCTGGTTGGCATTCCAGTTGTTGAAGCTGCCCGCCACGATCACCCGGCTGGCACCATTGTAACCGGCCAGTTTAAAGGTGTAATTGTACCTAAAGTAGATGGAATTGTAGCCACCCCAGCCATCGTGCTCTTTCAGGTTATTGCTTTCGTCACGTGTCCAGCGGCCGTTAATGATGTATTTGTAAGCGTACGGCCCCGGGTCTAATTTCAGGTCGCTCACCCAGCCGCTATCGGTACGGGTCATGAGCCCTTTCATGGTGGTCCAGTTATTAAAGCTGCCTGACAGCTGCACACGGCGTTTGTCGGTTTGCCCCGGCAAAAAGAAGCGGGTTAAGCCCGACGGCAATTCGCGCACGGTGATGCGGGCAAAGTTGTTCACGCCGAAGGCCACATCGGCCGGGTAACCGGGCTGACCTCCGGTTTGTAATACATTGTCATCGCTCACGTCAAAAGGTGAAACCTTACTATCGGCGGGCTGGGCATCGGCTGGCAGATCGATGCGGACGGTGTGATCATTCACACGCGACAGGTGCCAGCCAAATCGATTTTCAGGAAGGGTTTGGCGATCCAACAGCATGCCGGCATTAAGCCCGATCAAGTTGGCCCGGCTCAGTACACGGTCTATATCGGCACGTGGCGAACGGGTATCTACCAACACCAGCTTATGCCCCGACATGGAATACAGTCGTACATGGTTGATGGATGCCCACGTCATCAAACAGCACAACACAAAAAGCAAAATGATATAGTTCTTAAGCCGCGCCATCCTTATCAATGCTTGTAAATGTACATTTCAAATTCTTTTTTAGCGAAGTTTATGGTGAAAATACCCCTCGCAAAAAAGTCGTAACCCAGCACCCCATCCACCGAGCCGCCGTAGGCCTTGCCCAGGTGACCCAGATCGGTAATGAGTATACGGTTATTACTGAACAAGTAGTTGCCGATCACCAGCCTGTCAAAGTTGGCATAGATCAGTTCGGCACCGCCTTTGCCGCCTACGCCTACCATTTTGCTGCGGCTTACCACGGTCATAGGTTTGATCACGGCCTGTGGTGCCTCATTGCTTAACAAATTGCATTCGGCACCGGTATCGAAGGCTAACCAGAACGACCTGTCGGCGATCTGCCCTTTAATGAAGATCACATCGTTCATATACTTGAACGCGGTGCGCATCTCAGGTTGGTTGAATACGCGCTCGGCAGGAGCGATCTCGCCTTTAGCATCAAGCTTGTGCAGGTACAACACGTTATGAAAATGGTCGACCGTGATGGCCATTTTACGGAATACCTGCGTACCCAGAAGGCCCAGTATCTTGATGCCTTTGCTGTTCTCGATGGATGAAAGGTCGGTCACATCGGCCGCAAGGCGGTTGAACCGAAGGTCGAAGCCCAACGAAAGGTTGCGCACCTGCGTACGGAACGTGCCTGACGAAGTGCCATTAACCCCATTGGCTTCCTGCTCGCCAAGGTGAGGCATATCGCGAAAATAGGTGGCATTAAGCACCAGGTAAGGTGCGCCGGTATCTAACACAAAGTTACCCACCATGGTATCGACCTGCGCCTCGATGATGATCAGGTTGCCCGCCTTTTTCATAGGGATGGTCACCGTGTTGGAGCCGCCTTCAAATACAGGGTCGTCATCTATTACCGGAAAGCTGATGCGGGGAACATGCGGAGCAGGATGCGGCTTTGTGGCAGCGCCCATACAGGCGAACCACCCCAATAAAAGCAAGAATAATCCAACTGAACGCATGTTAGCTAACTTGTGACACCAGTAAGACGCCATAGGTTATGCGAGCGTTACAGCCGATAGTAATTATTTGTCATGCTAAATTCATGCAGTAGTCGCGAGGCACTGCAATAGCTTTTATAATAAGCTGGTTTGTCCGCTTTGATCTCCATGAGCTTTTCTTACCGCGTTCACATAATTGTGGGCCTGGCGGGTGGGTTCGGGAATGCGGTATCCACGTATGCAGTTCTGGATGATCTGAATGCTTTGCTCCATACTCACATGGTGGCCGGGCGACACATAGATGGGATTACTTTTGACTTTGCTGCGCAATGAGATACCGATCAGCTCGTTACCATCGCACATGGGGCTTTGGGCAAATGGCTTGTTAGCCGGTTCCTCGAACTTGCCGTAGAGGGGCTTTTTAGCAGTGCCGATGGTCGGCACATTGACCAACTGGCCAAAGTGAGTGGCTATACCCATCCGTTCTTCATGGGCAATGCCCTGGCCGTCGAGTACCACTAGGTCTGGCTTTATCTCCAGTTTATCCCAAACCTCGAGCAAAGAGGGTACTTCCCGAAAGGCCAGCAAACCCGGTATGTAAGGGAACCGCGTGCTGCTCACTACCGATGCATGACCGATCACTTCTAATGTTGGATACCTGAATAGTACCATACCGGCGTACACTGTCTCTTCATACTTATTGTTGGATACATCAGCCCCGGCAATGATCTGTATGGGTTTATCTAACGGGCGCACGTCCACTTGCTTCCGCATTTGCCTGTGGATGGCAAAGGCTTGGGCGGGAGTGAGGTCCTGGTAGAGTGATGGATGCATACCGGTAGCAACAAAAAAGCCTCTCCGTTGTGCGGAGAGGCTCTATGTTTTGGAAGCCTTTATGGCTTAACCTAAGTATGATTTTAAGATCTTGCTACGTGAGGTGTGGCGTAAACGTTGTAAAGCCTTGTCTTTGATCTGGCGCACACGTTCGCGGGTCAGGTTAAATTTCTCACCGATCTCCTCTAATGATAGCGGGTGGTTGGTACCCAAGCCAAAGAACAATACGATGATCTCGCGCTCACGCTCAGTTAAGGTTGAAAGCGAACGTTTGATCTCTTCAGACAATGACTCGTTGATCAGTATAGAGTCAGTGTTAGGCTCCTGGTTCTCCAGTACGTCCAACAGCGTATTCTCTTCACCTTGTACAAAAGGCGCATCCATCGATACATGACGGCCTGAATTGCTTAGCGTGTCAGATATCTTGTCAACAGTGGTCTCCAGAATGTCGGCCAGTTCCTCAGGTGAAGGCTCGCGCTCGTATTCCTGCTCCAGCTTGCTGAATGCCTTGCTGATCTTGCTTAACGAACCTACCTGGTTCAATGGCAAACGCACGATACGTGACTGCTCAGCGATAGCCTGCAGGATCGACTGACGGATCCACCATACGGCGTATGAAATGAATTTGAAACCTTTGGTCTCGTCGAAACGCTTTGCAGCTTTGATCAGGCCGAGGTTACCCTCGTTGATCAGATCACCTAATGTAAGTCCTTGATTTTGATATTGTTTAGCGACCGATACCACGAAACGCAAGTTGGTCTTGGTCAGTCGCTCCAGAGCAGCTTGGTCGCCTTCGCGTATCTTTTGGGCTAATATTACTTCTTCTTCGGCAGTTATCAGGTCAACCTTACCAATTTCGTGAAGGTACTTATCTAACGATTGTGACTCACGATTGGTAATGGATTGTGTTATTTTGAGTTGTCTCATCTATTTTATTACCTCGATCCTTGTTTTAGAATTGAACGTGCAAAGGTACAAAAATCTTATTAAATATCTTAATTGGATTTGATAATTACAATTAAATTATTATTGCAAATGCCTACTGTACGTTCAGTTTATTGCTATCTACTCTACATCAATTGTACCAAACCCTTGTCCGATAATTAAATATCGGTCAGCTTGAACACATCTTTTAGTCGCACACCTTTATCCGTATGTTGCACGGTACAACATTCGTGCACGGCGTCATGTTCCAAATACAGGACAAGGTCGTTATCTGCCGCTATTTGCAACCAATGCCGTTTTTCGTTCATAGCTTCTAGCGGGAACAGGTCGTAAGAGGCCACGTAAGCGATAGGCAAATGACCCGTAGTGGGGAACAGATCGGCCACATAGAGTATTTGACGCTCTTTGTACTGCAATAATGGCAGCATCATGCCACGTGTATGTCCGTTCACGAATCGCACCTGCATATTGGTCGAGAACTGCATGCCTTCCGCCGCTTCAACGAATTTCAGTCGACCGCTTGCCTGTAACGGTTCCAGGTTCTCTTTCAGGAACGAAGCTCGCTCACGATCATTCGGGTTGATGGTCGCCCATTCCCAATGTTGCTGGTTGGTCCAGTAGGTTGCATTGCGAAAGGTAGGCCTTAACTCCTCGCCATCACGGATCACCGCTCCCCCCACATGGTCCAGGTGTAAATGGGTCAGGAAAACGTCGGTGATATCGTCAGCGGTAAAACCGTGACTTTTTAAGGAACCTTCAAGGGTGTCGTCGCCGTGCAAGTGATAATAGGGGAGTACCTTTGGGCTCAATTTGGTGCCTATACCCGTATCGATCAGGATCAGGCGGTCATCATCCTGTACCAGGAGGCAGCGCATGGCCAGTGTGCAGAGGTTCTGCTCATCGGCCGGGTTGGTCTTGCTCCAGATGGTCTTAGGCACCACGCCGAACATAGCCCCGCCGTCGAGTTTAAACAGGCCGGTGTTGATGGTGTATAGCTGCAAATCGTGAATTTTAGGTAGATCATCTTCACTGGCTTTGAGGCCAGTGGTTCAAAAGCAAATAGACCATAGCTGTTGGGCTATGGTCTATTTTGATGGGTATCTTTTATAAGTGGATCACTTCATCGTAAGCTGCTGCTGCAGCTTCCATGATGGCCTCACTCATGGTAGGGTGAGGGTGAACCGACTTGATCATCTCATGACCGGTGGTCTCCAGTTTACGGGCCACCACGATCTCGGCGATCATTTCGGTAACGTTGTAACCAACCATATGTGCGCCCAGTAATTCGCCGTATTTAGCATCAAAGATCAGTTTTACAAAGCCATCTTTAGCACCGGCGGCAGATGCCTTACCTGATGCCGAGAATGGGAAACGACCGATCTTTAGTTCATAACCAGCTTCTTTAGCTGCTTTTTCGGTGTAACCTACTGAAGCTACTTCCGGAGAGCAGTAAGTACAGCCCGGGATATTGTTATAGTTCAACGGCTCAACGTGCTGACCGGCAATCTTTTCAACGCAAATAATACCTTCGGCAGAGGCCACGTGTGCCAGTGCCTGGCCTTTAACGATATCACCGATGGCGTAAACACCTTCAATGTTGGTCTTGTAGTAATCATCTACCAATACTTTGCCTTTGTCGGTCTTCACGCCAACCTCTTCAAGGCCTAAGCCTTCCAAGTTAGTAGCTATACCTACTGCCGAAAGTACGATCTCGGCTTCGAGGGTCTCTACACCTTTAGCGGTCTTCACGCTTACTTTGCAAAGTTCGCCGGTGGTATCAACCGACTCAACAGTAGATTGGGTCATGATGTTGATGCCGGTCTTTTTCAGGCTGCGGGCCAGTTGTTTCGAAACTTCCTCATCCTCCAGAGGCACGATATTGTCTAGGAACTCCACAACGGTCACCTGGGTGCCCATGGTAGCGTAGAAGTAGGCGAACTCGATACCGATAGCGCCTGAACCTACTACCACCATTGACTTAGGTTGTTTAGGCAGGTTCATTGCCTGACGGTAGCCTATGATCTTTTGGCCATCCTGTTTCAGGTTAGGCAACTCGCGAGAGCGGCCGCCGGTAGCTAAAATGATATGTTTTGCGGTGTGCTCAGCGGTCTTGCCATCGGCGGCGGTAACAGTTACCGCACCTTTGCCTTTAAGCTTGCCAAAACCCATGATCACATCGATCTTGTTCTTCTTCATCAGGAACTGAACGCCTTTGCTCATGCCTTCAGCCACGCCGCGGCTGCGTTTGATCACGGCCGAAAAGTCGGCCTCGCCTTTTACATCAACATTGATACCGTAATCGGCAGCGTGGTTAATGTACTCGAACACCTGGGCGCTTTTTAACAAAGCTTTGGTAGGGATACAACCCCAGTTAAGGCAGATACCACCCAATGATTCTTTTTCAATGATGGCTGTTTTTAAGCCGAGTTGTGAAGCGCGTATAGCAGCAACATAACCACCAGGACCAGATCCGATAACAATTACGTCGTAGTTCATTATGTTTTCTTTTTCAAGTTGTGCGCCAAAGCTAATTAAAAAGGCTGATACAATGAAACCTGGTGCCGGGGGAGAGAATGGCCCGATCTGTCATGCGATCGTAAGAAATATTGGCCTTAATATAAACTTAACCATTCAAATTGACCAAAAATATCTTGTTCACCCGATCTTTTTGCGCAGAATGCAATATATTAAGTGTATTAGTGATGTTTATTTCCGCTATGGATCGTAAAATTTCTGAAATGTGAAAAATTTACCGTCTTTATTAACATTAACTTAACACCACATCTGCGGTACTTGATTATCTTTGTGCTTGAATTTAAAACTATTTTAAACGTTCATTAAAAACAAACAAAAGTATGAGGAAAGTTCTACTTCTCAGCATGATGTTCTTGTTAGCCACGGTGGCTGCGTTCGCGCAGGTGACCACCAGTAGTTTAACAGGGGTGTTAAAAGACTCAAAAGGTGAAGCATTGGTAGGTGCTACCGTTAAAGCGACCCACCTCCCAAGTGGATCGAACTATTCGACCGCTACCAACGCCGATGGTCGTTACACTATCGCCAACATGCGTGTAGGTGGTCCGTACCGAGTGACCATCAGCTACATCGGTTTCGAGACCAAGACCGTGAATGACATTACCCTTACCCTG
This window harbors:
- a CDS encoding cellulase family glycosylhydrolase, giving the protein MTNSKPIVKSICKVLLSVLVASSTHFAMGQTYLKASGRIITDAKGKKVILRGMGLGGWMLQEGYMFRLGNVGQQYRIKEKIVGVAGQEYVDRFYDKWLNMHTRKIDVDSMASWGFNSIRLPMHYALYTLPADKEPVPGKDTWIEKGFALTDSLLKWCKANHIYLILDLHAAPGGQGNDLPISDRDASKPSLWESKADQQKMINLWRKLAQRYANEPAIGGYDIINEPNWGFESADDKRGTKETKNVPLRQLMVDITKAIREVDKKHIIIIEGNGFGNNYSGIFPLWDKNMVLSFHKYGNFNTQATIQNFLTMSEQNNVPLWLGESGENSNTWFTDCIRLVESHNIGWSWWQEKKIGINNPLEIKLTPSYQKLLDHWTGKGPKPSQAEAIAALDEFLQNVKLENNIYHKDVTDAMFRQVRTTATVPFKKLTTGTVIQAVDYDLGRQRYAYYDRDTARYQYTPGVNTDGNRGHSYRNDGVDIKHDATGHYVFNIEDTEWMQYTVNSPAANAYTLKLMVRSAEGKGKVSVMVDGKAVVADAALGKASAEWYPIEVKNVVLKKGANAIRLMANEGGFELKSLELNK
- the eat gene encoding ethanolamine permease, encoding MPATPTLQRTLKPIHLWSIAVGLVISGEYFGWNYGWGVAGTVGFLIATLVITVMYVTFVFSYTELTAAIPHAGGAFAYAYRALGPWGALIAGYATLIDLLLATPAIAFALGSYLHFLYADIPVVGSALFFNAVFIVINIRGVKASAAFSVVITMLAVAELLVYMGVIAPHFKAANFMTDPMPYGWSGVFAALPYAIWFYLAIEGVAMVAEEVTDPVRNIPKGYISGLLTLALLALGVMVLTGGVTNWHRLSQLDHPLPEALSVVLGKGSSITKLFASIGLFGLVASFHGTILASSRQVFAMARSGYLPRALSAVGQRTRTPHWALMASGCVSAVALLTGTTSQVIVLSVFGAVTMYGLCMVSLLVLRKKEPRLQRPFRAPLYPYFPVVALLLSAVCLVAMVKYDLMLSLIFFAGMLIVSLVFLITGKYRSAVVEDELSADAEDQHRTQ
- a CDS encoding aspartyl protease family protein — protein: MRSVGLFLLLLGWFACMGAATKPHPAPHVPRISFPVIDDDPVFEGGSNTVTIPMKKAGNLIIIEAQVDTMVGNFVLDTGAPYLVLNATYFRDMPHLGEQEANGVNGTSSGTFRTQVRNLSLGFDLRFNRLAADVTDLSSIENSKGIKILGLLGTQVFRKMAITVDHFHNVLYLHKLDAKGEIAPAERVFNQPEMRTAFKYMNDVIFIKGQIADRSFWLAFDTGAECNLLSNEAPQAVIKPMTVVSRSKMVGVGGKGGAELIYANFDRLVIGNYLFSNNRILITDLGHLGKAYGGSVDGVLGYDFFARGIFTINFAKKEFEMYIYKH
- the nfi gene encoding deoxyribonuclease V (cleaves DNA at apurinic or apyrimidinic sites) yields the protein MHPSLYQDLTPAQAFAIHRQMRKQVDVRPLDKPIQIIAGADVSNNKYEETVYAGMVLFRYPTLEVIGHASVVSSTRFPYIPGLLAFREVPSLLEVWDKLEIKPDLVVLDGQGIAHEERMGIATHFGQLVNVPTIGTAKKPLYGKFEEPANKPFAQSPMCDGNELIGISLRSKVKSNPIYVSPGHHVSMEQSIQIIQNCIRGYRIPEPTRQAHNYVNAVRKAHGDQSGQTSLL
- a CDS encoding sigma-70 family RNA polymerase sigma factor yields the protein MRQLKITQSITNRESQSLDKYLHEIGKVDLITAEEEVILAQKIREGDQAALERLTKTNLRFVVSVAKQYQNQGLTLGDLINEGNLGLIKAAKRFDETKGFKFISYAVWWIRQSILQAIAEQSRIVRLPLNQVGSLSKISKAFSKLEQEYEREPSPEELADILETTVDKISDTLSNSGRHVSMDAPFVQGEENTLLDVLENQEPNTDSILINESLSEEIKRSLSTLTEREREIIVLFFGLGTNHPLSLEEIGEKFNLTRERVRQIKDKALQRLRHTSRSKILKSYLG
- a CDS encoding MBL fold metallo-hydrolase, translating into MQLYTINTGLFKLDGGAMFGVVPKTIWSKTNPADEQNLCTLAMRCLLVQDDDRLILIDTGIGTKLSPKVLPYYHLHGDDTLEGSLKSHGFTADDITDVFLTHLHLDHVGGAVIRDGEELRPTFRNATYWTNQQHWEWATINPNDRERASFLKENLEPLQASGRLKFVEAAEGMQFSTNMQVRFVNGHTRGMMLPLLQYKERQILYVADLFPTTGHLPIAYVASYDLFPLEAMNEKRHWLQIAADNDLVLYLEHDAVHECCTVQHTDKGVRLKDVFKLTDI
- the lpdA gene encoding dihydrolipoyl dehydrogenase encodes the protein MNYDVIVIGSGPGGYVAAIRASQLGLKTAIIEKESLGGICLNWGCIPTKALLKSAQVFEYINHAADYGINVDVKGEADFSAVIKRSRGVAEGMSKGVQFLMKKNKIDVIMGFGKLKGKGAVTVTAADGKTAEHTAKHIILATGGRSRELPNLKQDGQKIIGYRQAMNLPKQPKSMVVVGSGAIGIEFAYFYATMGTQVTVVEFLDNIVPLEDEEVSKQLARSLKKTGINIMTQSTVESVDTTGELCKVSVKTAKGVETLEAEIVLSAVGIATNLEGLGLEEVGVKTDKGKVLVDDYYKTNIEGVYAIGDIVKGQALAHVASAEGIICVEKIAGQHVEPLNYNNIPGCTYCSPEVASVGYTEKAAKEAGYELKIGRFPFSASGKASAAGAKDGFVKLIFDAKYGELLGAHMVGYNVTEMIAEIVVARKLETTGHEMIKSVHPHPTMSEAIMEAAAAAYDEVIHL